GTAAGAGGTGGGGTAAACCCTCAAATGGTTGCCAACTAATTGCAGGTCATAAATAGGCAAAACAAACCCtctcatgaataaataatatgtTTATCATGCTGAACATATAGGTTCTGATCAGAAgcataattattcattcatttgatcaACATTAATTGATCAACCAGAAGCTGGAGGATGGAAGATCCAACACTGTACTTTGCTTcaactttcttttctttttttttgcatttagatATGCTTTTGCTGCTGTCATTAAGAGTTTTTCCTAAttctttttccatgttttttttttcatcacagcGGTGTCTTTCTGAGGCCACACCACTATTTCACCAATCCACTATTCCATCAATCCACTACTTCTCTATTCCACTAGTAATTCACTAATTCAATAGTCCACTATTTCTCTATCCCACTAGTAATTCACTATCCCACCCTCCCACTATTCCACTTATCCACTATTCCTCTATCCCACTAGTAATTCTCTATTCCACTATTTCTCTATCCCACTAGTAATTCACTAATTCACTATTCCACTATTTCTCTATCCCACTAGTTCACTATTCCAGTATTAATTCACTATTCCACTCGTCCACTATTCCACGAATCCACTATTCCACTAACCAGCATCCCACTAAGCCACTATTTCACTATTGCGCGAATCCACTAAACCACTAATTCACGAATCCACCACctgtttccatttaaaaaaaaatacaaaataatgcatttagACAAACGGAAACTAGTTACATATCTCACATCAGCCAGAACAAAATCAGAAACAAGATTTAGATGGAGAACATTTTGACGCCAAGATTGTTTGGCGTCCCGACAGAAGTACTTTGAGTTTTCCAATGTATCACTTTCAGACACAGATATCTCAGTGTAAGAGAGATAAACGCGTGTGCCTCACCAGATCTGAGATCGAGGTTCTGGTCCCTTGTGAGTTCTTGGTATCAGTGGGCAGTTTGCAAGTTCTACCCGTGCCTTTGTCAATGTTCTGCAGACACTCCGTTTTCCTCCATCATCCCCCAAAAGCCACACTGTCTCGAttgattgaacactccaaatttccCCCACGTGTGAATGCGTCTAGTTAATCTCCGCGTGCATTGTAATTTGCTGGCAAACAATTTAGGGTTGCCTGTTTTTGGCTGGACGAGACTTAAGCGATGACGATTATTGCTTACCttggtatatatatacatatattttatccTTTTTCTTTACTGATTGAAATGCAACGATTCTATGTTAACATTTTGACCATAGAAGAGGCGCAATTTCACCAATAGGTAAATAGGTAAAAGTGCATATCAGGCAACCCAAAGGTTGTATTCTTCAATATTTGAAACTGGTTGCAGTATTGTTTTTGGCCACCAATATTATCGTTAATGAGCATTGAAAATTAATATGACAATGAACGTGGTggagttttaaaatattttgtatttgcctatttttttagattctCAAATTGtagattgggatttttttaagtattaatttGGTGATTggaatcaattcagggtgtcccccgtctggtggccaaagtcagctgagatgtGCTGCAGCACCCCTGCAATCCTTATTAggattgtatatatgtataaatatattccaaaaaatatgcaattgtgaatgttttaaaaaaaataaccaaaggcATGTTATCAAAACAAAAGCTACCAGTTATGGTATTTTGTTGTAAGAATTGACCTAAAGACTTCAATCCCTCCTTAAATGAAAAGTAAATACAATCCCCAACTTAAAACTTGTACCTGATTGTGTTGTAGGCAGGGGCAGCTGCAGGGGCACTCTGAGATCTGAACTTTCTCCTCAGAATAGCAGAGTTTCTCCTTGAGTTCTTTATTCAAATGTTCAAGGTTTGATGGGTTTGGAGCAGCCTTGTAGTCTTCATTCCTTGCGATATATTGGTAATGGTGCTGTGAGGCCcctctttttctttctgctCTCTCTGGTCCAGAAGTGCTGTTTTTGTAGTAATGATGCTTCTTGTTTACTTTGCCGTTTGCCTGTTTTTTGCGATGCTGGCTATGATTGTTGAGCCCGTGGCTGTTTTCGTGCATGTAAGGTTTGCTGTCACAGTAGATGTCGTAATCGTCAGGCTCAAAGTTTTTGTTACTCATCATTTCATCAGAATGAGGTTGGCTCTTCTCACAATCGGTGGTGGTACAATTCTCCCCTACttcataaacaaaaaatattttggacatGTAGTCAATGATAAGGACTTTAGCCCAATGAGGGACTGGCTTGGCCTCAGCTCCACAGAAATGAATATTCATAATGAATATGGTGAGAGATGTAGAAGCTGTGATCATGGTCATGGTGGCAATATAATACTTGCCTAGAGAAATGGAAAGGATTTAATCAGGATTATATACGtagaaatatatacattaatctCTTTTACTATATAGATATTGATTTTCAATCAACTGAATATCATCTGAAATGTGACAAACCTATATAGGGCATGCTTTCTGCAGGTGGCATGCTCTCGGCCACCAGCAGCTGGAACACAGTAAGCGCCAAAAGCACAGTGACACCCAAAGACACCTTCTCCCCAGAGTCGGCTGGCAGGTAGAAGCCTAATGGTGCCAGGAATGAGATGAGGAAGCAAGGTAGGAGTAGATTGAAGATGTAGAAGGAGGAACGACGCTTGAGTAGCAATGTGTAGGTGACTTCAGTGTAAGGATCCGAGCAGCAGCCGTACATCATGACATTCCTCACCGCCGGCATGCCGTGACATTCCCACTCCACATTCTCCACAAAGTCAGAAAGGTCGCCACTGTCCATACCCAAGCTTATGTCCACCTGGGTGAAAGACCCAATTGTATgtttagaaaaaagaaaaaatacaacagaAGATTAAAACGGGTTGGCCACACCTGGTTCCCATTATAGGTCCAAGAACCAAAGGTGAGTTTGCATTGTTGCCAATCAAAAGGAAAGTAGGATACATCCACTACACATGTGCTCTTCGTAATGGCTGGAGAATCCCAGACGATCTCCCCGTTGTAACGTAGCTTCACATTTGTGTTGGATGGACCTGATGATTCTTCGTCTGCTCTGAATGCACATGTTAGATGGAGGCGCTGCTTACAGGAAGGTTTAGAAGAATGGTACAGAAGTAATGAAAACCATGCTAACTTGTTATAAAGGACGATGTCTGGCTTCCAAACCAGGTCACTAGGAATGTTGATCATCTCCAGATCATCATAGTCCTCCTTGTTCCACTTCAGGTAAGCATCATGCCACACCTGCCTGATCCACAGGTAGGTAGTTAGAACCTGATTTCGCTCGTCCTGCACACaaacgttaatatttttttgtatctgtaCCTTTGACCTTCAGAATTACAATTGTTTGCAAAAATCTGCCCAAAATTTTTGTGTTAACGGAATTTTAAAACAGCAGTCACAGTTGTCGTAAGAAGATCGATGTGGACTAGTCTCAAAATacctttaaaatagtttttttttaccttatctGATCATCAGGCATAATACATAGTATCTATCATTGGTAGGTAAACAACAAGTGAAATAAAAGAATTAATAAGTTAAAGGATATGCAAAATGTTCAACTATGTGGATCAGTTATATTATTCAGTGATAATTCAGTTTGAAGCATTGACATTTGATAAATCATTTGCTTTATGCTCACCATATCTTTAATCTGGGAAAGGGTTATCTGAAGGGAGACATTGAGAGCTTTGTCGGTGTCTCCTACAGGTCTGAGAGCATTGGAGTAGTCTTCCATCAGATCATTCAGAAGTTTGCGAGCATAATATCCTCCAGCACCCTGAGACACTGAGTGATGAACAAAAATAAGAttgaagggttaaaaaaaaaatgcttccccGAACTGGCTCAATCACACAAAACTGACCTTGCACCATCAGGTTGAGGCAAGCAATCAGTGCTGCGAGTTTCATCTTCAACAAGATGAGGATGTGACTTCAGCAACGGAGGTGTTGAGACAAGGTGTTTTCGAATCCGGAACGTCAATCTTCTGTGTACTCCATTCTGTCCAGCTGAGATCGGCCCCATGCATTTAATTCCTCAGAATCTCTTGTCAAAGCCGTCAATACTTGGCTATCCTGGTGTTTGACAGTCTCAGTTTGTGAATATATGTGCAATGGCTCCTCCGTAACCAGAGAtgacatataaacacacacacatgcacttacCCTCGCAGGGTATGATAGCAGGTGCGATCATATATCACCGACATTATGTGAAATGTGACGCTCACTGCAAAAGCCCCTCGTGAACATGAACACAACTAGTTGTGTGACACAATTGCCAACCACCCAGCAATACAATGGCATACACCAGTGTCACATAGACCCCCTCAACATATACACTGTCTTGTTGGGTCAATCAGCAACAGCATACATGCCAAGGAACGTGTGACACGTCATACACACCAATGGGCTTAACAGTCCCAGGATCAGATTTCGGCTCCCAGTGTGACACATTGACAAAAGCAGTATAATAAGAAGAATAGAGTTTGTAATGTAGACCTAAAGTAATCAGAAGAGGAGGCTAAGCAGAAACTAAACCTTATTGGACACACTCAGTTAGGCTGGTAAATGGTCCAAATTGCAGATCTATAATTTTCTTAGGAATGAATTTACTTTTTTACAAACTCAGAGTGTCACAACCATAAAatgtaatagataaataaaaatatttttaaaaatagtggcTGAGAAGCAATAGGAACTACATGTAGAAGTAAATCAATTACATATATATGAAATTATATCaggttaaaataaatacatgagtaATGCACTCTAATTGTTAGTTTTGGactgaaaaaaaaggtaattgtCAGAAATGCTGTTTGTATATTCCAGGTGTTTCCtgtatgtgcatatgcatgtcttcacatgaaaaaaaaatgctgcaggGATGTTGGTTATGTGGAGACGTTCTATGCAAGTGTTGTTTTGTATTATTCATCACATTTACAATTACTAATAACAATTTAGAAAGATAACCCGCTGGAATGACTACAGAGCAACAATTTCATATAACTTAAAATTTAaggtttacatttaattttatataaatacttgtattttcattatacaagtataatgctATAAATTGAATGAGTGGGCTCCATTTTACTACAGGTCCTATTCACTTCAATATGGCTGGATAATAAACAGAGTATaattggaaatatattttttctatcttGTACAATCATATTTAACTCAAATTTTAAGTTTTCCAGTTTACTAAAGGTTAAAATACTTTGCACTGGTTCATGCTGAACATCCGTCGTCTGGCCTGCTTCCTAATATGCCTCATGGCGGTCCGCACAGCACACTCAAAAACGTTTTGAACCCCCCGCTTGTTCAAGGACGAACACTCTAAGTAGCCTTTGGCGTGCACTTGCTGAGCCACCCGCCTCCCTTCTGCTGTGGTAACACAGCTACCCCGATGTGCACCAGACTCCCGCAGGTCTATCTGGGTGCCCACCATCAGCACCGGTACCGTGGGTAAGTTCTCCCTAACCTCCGCCATCCACTTGCTTTGTGCATTAACCAGAGAGTTGCGA
This region of Stigmatopora nigra isolate UIUO_SnigA chromosome 6, RoL_Snig_1.1, whole genome shotgun sequence genomic DNA includes:
- the rhoh gene encoding rho-related GTP-binding protein RhoH encodes the protein MTVPPKEMSVKCVLVGDSAVGKTALLLSFVSGTFPDTYKPTVFDNTGAEVYMDGVLINLGLWDTAGHDNFRQIRPRSYHQADIVLVCYSVANRNSLVNAQSKWMAEVRENLPTVPVLMVGTQIDLRESGAHRGSCVTTAEGRRVAQQVHAKGYLECSSLNKRGVQNVFECAVRTAMRHIRKQARRRMFSMNQCKVF
- the chrna9a gene encoding neuronal acetylcholine receptor subunit alpha-9-I — translated: MKLAALIACLNLMVQVSQGAGGYYARKLLNDLMEDYSNALRPVGDTDKALNVSLQITLSQIKDMDERNQVLTTYLWIRQVWHDAYLKWNKEDYDDLEMINIPSDLVWKPDIVLYNKADEESSGPSNTNVKLRYNGEIVWDSPAITKSTCVVDVSYFPFDWQQCKLTFGSWTYNGNQVDISLGMDSGDLSDFVENVEWECHGMPAVRNVMMYGCCSDPYTEVTYTLLLKRRSSFYIFNLLLPCFLISFLAPLGFYLPADSGEKVSLGVTVLLALTVFQLLVAESMPPAESMPYIGKYYIATMTMITASTSLTIFIMNIHFCGAEAKPVPHWAKVLIIDYMSKIFFVYEVGENCTTTDCEKSQPHSDEMMSNKNFEPDDYDIYCDSKPYMHENSHGLNNHSQHRKKQANGKVNKKHHYYKNSTSGPERAERKRGASQHHYQYIARNEDYKAAPNPSNLEHLNKELKEKLCYSEEKVQISECPCSCPCLQHNQVVKNIQYMANCFREQRTTCVKAAEWKKVAKVMDRFFMWIFFIMVFLMSILIIAKAS